In the genome of Lacerta agilis isolate rLacAgi1 chromosome 2, rLacAgi1.pri, whole genome shotgun sequence, one region contains:
- the SNTN gene encoding sentan: MCGCASSAADKKSYSLNQPGDASSSKKGTNSTSKKMAKPIPISKQLASVKALGKGSDLEKAVATAALVYDNVADTEGKLSKAEAKKLLETQFVHFMQGQETKPKYQEIISALEENRDGEMDFEDFMVQLLSLTLLSDLREEIRNVKKTK, encoded by the exons ATGTGTGGCTGTGCGTCTAGCGCTGCGGACAAAAAGTCATATTCTCTAAATCAGCCGGGAGATGCTTCTTCTTCGAAGAAAGGCACaaattcaacttccaaaaagatGGCCAAACC TATTCCAATATCCAAGCAGCTGGCTTCTGTAAAAG CTCTAGGGAAAGGCTCGGATCTGGAGAAAGCTGTTGCGACAGCAGCCTTGGTTTATGACAACGTTGCAGACACAGAGGGAAAGCTCAGCAAAGCCGAAGCAAAAAAGTTGCTCGAGACTCAGTTTGTGCATTTTATGCAG GGTcaggaaaccaaaccaaaataCCAAGAGATCATTTCTGCTCTCGAGGAGAACAGGGACGGCGAAATGGACTTTGAAGACTTCATGGTTCAgttgcttagcctcaccctgttGTCTGATCTCCGGGAGGAGATCCGAAATGTGAAAAAAACAAAGTGA